The following proteins are encoded in a genomic region of Sparus aurata chromosome 11, fSpaAur1.1, whole genome shotgun sequence:
- the cist1 gene encoding putative LOC729966 homolog isoform X1, which produces MPAAMHLTVLVSLFVVTVCAAEQVTAETPTAAQTTSSDLTTKNGSLSACVATTNSTPPTSAHQITTGVTPERASSSSPPPSTSPQTTNGTTVTHPSAPPQTTNGTDVTHSSAPPQTTNQTSDETVFHGATVPAGSKSPHVTTNTAANTTGHGQSPAKAEGSSHDRGKGDLAANPGLVAVLCIFCIVVALMLVVMTMKCFRSQRSNFERLEELPLGKVDEESPFAQYSK; this is translated from the exons ATGCCTGCAGCGATGCACCTCACTGTACTGGTGTCCCTGTTTGTAGTCACAGTTTGTGCTG CTGAACAGGTAACGGCAGAAACCCCAACAGCTGCACAGACAACCAGTTCGGATCTTACAACGAAAAATGGCAGCCTGTCTGCTTGTGTAGCCACCACCAACAGCACACCTCCGACATCAGCACACCAGATTACCACTGGAGTCACCCCAGAAAGAGCATCATCGTCCTCACCGCCCCCCTCGACTTCCCCACAGACAACCAACGGGACGACCGTGACACATCCCAGCGCTCCTCCACAGACAACCAACGGGACGGACGTGACACACTCCAGCGCTCCTCCACAAACGACCAACCAGACGTCAGACGAGACAGTTTTCCATGGAGCGACAGTCCCAGCCGGCTCAAAATCACCACACGTCACCACAAACACCGCTGCCAACACAACCGGCCATGGTCAGAGTCCTGCTAAAGCAGAGG GCTCTTCACATGACAGGGGAAAAGGTGACTTGGCAGCAAACCCCGGCCTCGTGGCCGTTCTTTGCATCTTCTGTATCGTCGTCGCCCTCATGCTGGTGGTTATGACCATGAAATGTTTCAGATCACAGAGGTCCAACTTCGAGAGGCTCGAAGAACTGCCGCTG ggCAAAGTGGACGAGGAGTCTCCGTTCGCACAGTACTCCAAGTGA
- the cist1 gene encoding putative LOC729966 homolog isoform X2, which produces MPAAMHLTVLVSLFVVTVCAAEQVTAETPTAAQTTSSDLTTKNGSLSACVATTNSTPPTSAHQITTGVTPERASSSSPPPSTSPQTTNGTTVTHPSAPPQTTNGTDVTHSSAPPQTTNQTSDETVFHGATVPAGSKSPHVTTNTAANTTGHGSSHDRGKGDLAANPGLVAVLCIFCIVVALMLVVMTMKCFRSQRSNFERLEELPLGKVDEESPFAQYSK; this is translated from the exons ATGCCTGCAGCGATGCACCTCACTGTACTGGTGTCCCTGTTTGTAGTCACAGTTTGTGCTG CTGAACAGGTAACGGCAGAAACCCCAACAGCTGCACAGACAACCAGTTCGGATCTTACAACGAAAAATGGCAGCCTGTCTGCTTGTGTAGCCACCACCAACAGCACACCTCCGACATCAGCACACCAGATTACCACTGGAGTCACCCCAGAAAGAGCATCATCGTCCTCACCGCCCCCCTCGACTTCCCCACAGACAACCAACGGGACGACCGTGACACATCCCAGCGCTCCTCCACAGACAACCAACGGGACGGACGTGACACACTCCAGCGCTCCTCCACAAACGACCAACCAGACGTCAGACGAGACAGTTTTCCATGGAGCGACAGTCCCAGCCGGCTCAAAATCACCACACGTCACCACAAACACCGCTGCCAACACAACCGGCCATG GCTCTTCACATGACAGGGGAAAAGGTGACTTGGCAGCAAACCCCGGCCTCGTGGCCGTTCTTTGCATCTTCTGTATCGTCGTCGCCCTCATGCTGGTGGTTATGACCATGAAATGTTTCAGATCACAGAGGTCCAACTTCGAGAGGCTCGAAGAACTGCCGCTG ggCAAAGTGGACGAGGAGTCTCCGTTCGCACAGTACTCCAAGTGA